From the genome of Fibrobacter sp.:
TACTATGCCAGCGAAGCCCTGCAAGAACTTGCCCGACTGCATACGCTGGTGCGCTTTGACGACAAGTGGGACTATCCCATTGTGACCGCGCGTGTGGTGGGCCATAATCCCGGCCGATTCCTAACGACTCTTGTCATCAACCGTGGAACGTCAAGAGGTGTCAAGGAAGATATGCCGGTGTTTTCTATGAACGGCTTGGTCGGGAAAGTTTCTAAGGCTACTCTCACTCATTCCAGAGTGCAACTTTTGGTGGACCCGAATCTTAAGTTGTCTGTACTGGAACGCAGGACACGGGTGGTGGGCTTCTTGGAATCTGTAGATGGACGAACCCTTTCGGCTATGATTCCGACACACGCCGGCGTGAAAGTGGGGGATACCCTGATTACTTCTGGCCTTGGCGGAATTTTCCCGAAAGGAATCCCGGTGGGTACGGTGACCCGGATTCGCCCCTCTGACTTGGAAGTGATGCAGTTGATGGATGTTGTGCCTTTCCAGGAATTTTCTTCTTTGGAAGAGGTCTTTGTGATGGGCAAGGAACCGGAATGGGTTGTGCAGGAACTTTTAGATGAATAGCTTGAAGTGGATAAAAGTTCTGTTGGTGTTTATCGTCTGCTTTATCTTGCAGACGACGGTTGCTGAATGGATTCAGCTGTTTGGAGCAAGTCCCGATATTGTCGTTATCATGATCGTGTCCATCGCCATCAAGTTCGGGCCTGCGGCAGGGTGCTTCTGGGGATTCTTTGCTGGATTCACCCAGGATGTCTACGGACCTGCGGAATGGCTTGGTGCCAACACCATTTCCATGACGGTGCTTGGATTCTTGGTGGGCCAGCTTGAAGAAAGGTTCTTGACATTGAACCTGCCCATGAAACTGGGAGTGCTCGGTTTTGGATTCTTTGTGTGCGACATGGTTTATTTCTTCTTGACGGGGCTCGAAAAGGATGTGGTTACCAACCTGTTCTTTTCCAAGACCCTTCCGGAGTGTGCCTACACGCTGTTTGTTGCGGCCATCTATTTCCACTTGTCTATCGGGAAAAAGAAAAAGGTCCATGTTTAATAAGTCCGATAACGAGAGTGTTCAGAATCGGAACTGGAACGTGCTGGTCTATATGACCGCCGTATTCGTTCTGTTTGTCATTCTATTGTTTCGGCTTTATTCCTTGCAGCATACACACTATGACGAAAATTTCCAGCGGTCGGAGAACAACCGCCTGCGCCGAGTGGAACTGGTGGCCGAGCGCGGTTTTATTTACGACAGGAACGGCGAGGTTCTGGTGCGCAACAGGCCCTCTTACCAGATAGCCTTGCAGGCGCTGAACCTACCTCGGAAAAAGGCAGACCGGGATTCCATTTTTAATACGTTGCTCCATATTGTGGACAAGGACGGAAAGAGGATGTTCGATTCCCTTTCGCTGGATACGGCATTCCAACGGACTCGCTGGATAAAGAACAGACCTATCCGCATTCTGGAAGATGCTTCGCCGGAGCAGGTCTCCATTATAGAGGAACATTCCGAAAAATTGCCCGGCGTGGTGACCCTTATCGAATCCAGGCGGGCCTATCCTTACGGGACACTTGCTTCCCATGTGCTGGGCTACACCAGCGAAATTTCCGAAGAGCAGCTGAAGTTGCCGGAATACGAAAATTATTCCCAGGGAGACCGTATTGGCCAAAAGGGGCTGGAGCAGTTTTATGACCAGGAGTTCCGCGGAACAAACGGTGTGAAGGTGGTGGAGGTGAACGCCTCCGGTCGTGAAATCAGCCAGGTGAAGGGGGTTGATAGCAAGGCTCCCATACCGGGACTCCATCTGGTATCGACTATCGACCTGAAATTGCAGAAGGTGGCAGAAGAGGCCATTCCGGATACGGCCCGAGGTGCTTTGGTGGCCATAGATCCCCGTAATGGCGAAATTCTTGCCATGGTGAGTTCGCCTAGGCTGGACCCGAATATTTTCTCCTTGAAAAAACGTGAACGCAACAAGGGATGGGCTCAGGTGGCCCTGGATTCCCTGCGGCCATTGACCAACCGCGCCATTTCGGGAACTTACCCGCCGGCGTCTGTGTTTAAGCTGGTAACAGCCGGAGCGGGGCTGGAGTATGGCGTGCTTTCGGAATTCAAGCATTATCCTAAATCTTGTACGGGCGGTTTCCAGTATGGAGCCCGCTACCAGAAGTGCTGGGGAAGCCATGGAAACCTGAATGTGGTGAACGCCATCCGGCTCAGTTGCGACGTGTTCTTTTACCAGGCCGGTCTCGACATTGACATGACCCGCATTAACGAATTCGGCAGGCGTTTCGGCCTAGGAGAAAAACCCCTGGGCGTAGATATTCCTGGCGAAAAGGCGGGATGGCTTCCGGATTCGGTTTCTTTCAACCAGCGGAACAAGCGCTTGGGCTGGCGTTGGGCCAGGGGGCTTATCCTGAACTTGTCCATTGGGCAGGGCCAGATTGTGACGCCCTTGCAGCAGGCGGTGCTTGTTGGGTCTCTTGCCACCAACAAGGGCGTTTACAGGCCGCATTTTATGAAGGAGTTGCGGGATAGCGAAGGAAACGTGGTCCGAAAGTATGAACCCGAAATTGTTCGCTCTGGAAAGATGAAGGAATCTACCCACCGTATTTTGATGGCTGCCATGGATTCTGTGGTGAACCACCCCGGAGGAACAGGTAAGCGCGGCCGCGTGCCCGATATCCGCGTAGGGGCTAAGACCGGTTCTGGCGAATGGAAGAAGGGCGAAAAGACCCACGCCTGGTATGCGGCAGTGGCCCCGCTGGACAATCCGGAAATCGCGGTAGCCGTGATTATGGAAGCTGCAGGTGGCGGTGGCGCCGTTTCGGGCCCTATTGCCCGTAAGGTGCTGATGGCCTACTTTGGGAAGGAGGACAAGAAATGAGTTCCGGTCGTTTTTTGGACAAGTCCCTGAAGGTGGACTGGTTCTTTCTTTTCTTGACCCTTTGCCTGATGGTCTGTGGTGTGTTGCTGGTTTATTCCGCCACCAACAACGAGAAGGTGGTCTTTTACGAGACTTTCTGGTTTAGGCAGATTATTTACTTTGTTTGCGGTAGCGCCATTGCGGCGGGCATTGTCTTTTTGCGTCTGGATTGGCTCAAGAGGATGGTGGTACCCATGTATGTGGCGGCATTGATTCTGCTTGTCGTGGTGCTGTTTTTTGCCGGTGACGTAGTGAAGGGCGCAGGCCGCTGGATTGACTTTGGCATATTCAAGCTGCAACCCTCGGAGTTTGCAAAGATCGCCTACCTGCTGACCATATCCTATTGGCTCTCCAGGCATCCGGTGAGCCTGTTCAAGCTGAAGAGCTTTGTTGTGCCCATGCTTTTGTTCATTGTGCCCTTTGCCCTAGTGTTGAAACAGCCAGACCTGAGTACGGCCCTGGTGTTTATTGCGGTAACCTACGTGGGGTTCTTTTTTGCGGGACTCACTTTGACGGACATGTTCTTGCTGGCAAGTCCGCTCCTTTCGGTGCTGTTCTCCCATTCCCAGACGACTATGTTTCAGGTGCTTTGGGGACTCTTGATTTGCGCGGTGGTGTTCTCCCTGGTGCGTCGC
Proteins encoded in this window:
- the mreC gene encoding rod shape-determining protein MreC — protein: MLRAFRFIVGLFSQKHGIVAFAFFLLLGILMRQAPEATQKSVISAALASVFYPAQMVISSVDEFRSVAHENEMLKEENARLRQETYYASEALQELARLHTLVRFDDKWDYPIVTARVVGHNPGRFLTTLVINRGTSRGVKEDMPVFSMNGLVGKVSKATLTHSRVQLLVDPNLKLSVLERRTRVVGFLESVDGRTLSAMIPTHAGVKVGDTLITSGLGGIFPKGIPVGTVTRIRPSDLEVMQLMDVVPFQEFSSLEEVFVMGKEPEWVVQELLDE
- the mreD gene encoding rod shape-determining protein MreD is translated as MNSLKWIKVLLVFIVCFILQTTVAEWIQLFGASPDIVVIMIVSIAIKFGPAAGCFWGFFAGFTQDVYGPAEWLGANTISMTVLGFLVGQLEERFLTLNLPMKLGVLGFGFFVCDMVYFFLTGLEKDVVTNLFFSKTLPECAYTLFVAAIYFHLSIGKKKKVHV
- the mrdA gene encoding penicillin-binding protein 2 — encoded protein: MFNKSDNESVQNRNWNVLVYMTAVFVLFVILLFRLYSLQHTHYDENFQRSENNRLRRVELVAERGFIYDRNGEVLVRNRPSYQIALQALNLPRKKADRDSIFNTLLHIVDKDGKRMFDSLSLDTAFQRTRWIKNRPIRILEDASPEQVSIIEEHSEKLPGVVTLIESRRAYPYGTLASHVLGYTSEISEEQLKLPEYENYSQGDRIGQKGLEQFYDQEFRGTNGVKVVEVNASGREISQVKGVDSKAPIPGLHLVSTIDLKLQKVAEEAIPDTARGALVAIDPRNGEILAMVSSPRLDPNIFSLKKRERNKGWAQVALDSLRPLTNRAISGTYPPASVFKLVTAGAGLEYGVLSEFKHYPKSCTGGFQYGARYQKCWGSHGNLNVVNAIRLSCDVFFYQAGLDIDMTRINEFGRRFGLGEKPLGVDIPGEKAGWLPDSVSFNQRNKRLGWRWARGLILNLSIGQGQIVTPLQQAVLVGSLATNKGVYRPHFMKELRDSEGNVVRKYEPEIVRSGKMKESTHRILMAAMDSVVNHPGGTGKRGRVPDIRVGAKTGSGEWKKGEKTHAWYAAVAPLDNPEIAVAVIMEAAGGGGAVSGPIARKVLMAYFGKEDKK
- the rodA gene encoding rod shape-determining protein RodA, which produces MSSGRFLDKSLKVDWFFLFLTLCLMVCGVLLVYSATNNEKVVFYETFWFRQIIYFVCGSAIAAGIVFLRLDWLKRMVVPMYVAALILLVVVLFFAGDVVKGAGRWIDFGIFKLQPSEFAKIAYLLTISYWLSRHPVSLFKLKSFVVPMLLFIVPFALVLKQPDLSTALVFIAVTYVGFFFAGLTLTDMFLLASPLLSVLFSHSQTTMFQVLWGLLICAVVFSLVRRRLPKILTVLFLVVNIFAGYASSMAWNMLQPHQQKRVNTFLDPMSDPLGDGYQVLQSLTAIGSGGLKGKGFGHGTQTNLAFLPEEHTDFIFSVLGEQFGFIGCAVILVLYFLFLWRATSTCKLFSDPFITLITMGASTIFLFHILVNIAMTIGLMPVTGLPLPFLSYGGSFALTCMVLVGAILCMRFQGHRQ